The following nucleotide sequence is from Coffea eugenioides isolate CCC68of chromosome 10, Ceug_1.0, whole genome shotgun sequence.
aaagtttccctcttagattgtagttagggccccgaatgtaataattcaatttttatttgcatttatttgcttgtgtgcttgcattcttgtgtgtttacttgtttatttgctttcattagggttttgcatctagaaattatgcttatgtgttatgtgttctatgtgcattatgtgtttatttgttttaattatgctttatatgatttatttagttataacaaatgtatgacgtcaccacactagtccaacactagttgtggTCTTTCtccccgatttctcactagtccaacgctagtgaagacttgtaaaaaTGGGCTAACtcaatgctagaccctttaggccgTCTCGCGATAGAATCGcattttttgcatgacattcattgcatttcatacatatttttcatttttaggatacTTTCTCATCTTGTATAATATTTCCTCTATATATTATctcccttatccctatgtgcgTGAAACATGATATTTAGACCTGTAttccatttaggaaattagaaaTAGACTAGTTCATTTGCTTAATTAGGTTAGGAGagtcacccttcaaatatgggaaatgaaTGATTGTGGCTTTTAATCTTAGCACACTCTCATCCtctctataaaaaggaaaatagagTCACGAATCTTAGTCCCCCGTACTTGTTATGTTGCAATTCATTCCTTTAGGTCACATATTataattcttcttttcttcgggtcccatttttgcatattcgtgacctcttctaagaatcatttttgggcatcacaattaatgtgatttgtacCAATTAACTTTTCAAGAGATATTTCGACCATCTCGATATCCATTAggtctagatttgcatccatgtagaaacatctaaatgtgataagttttataggttagactaaaaaaattttcgactaaatctcgcaactagctttggtTAGATTGAAAGAGGGTGCCTTTGATCaagtctttgccttccctttcttcaactgtgattctcaaactcttttttcttgtttttcgaagacctggagttgtctaaaaaaggttttatttattttttatttaaaaaaaaaaaacacattttgggtgatttgatataccttaactcaataccaagtggtgactcctatttttttcttaaaactctTTTTAGACTTATTTTAGGCTAAAATCGTCACAtattttaagtcccatttaggccctttttttctttatttatccTCTGAAATCAAAAACCAActttgaaataaaaattaatcaaaaaaacCATATTTTTCTAATCACTtactttatttttcaaaaatggatTACGACGCCTGGTGGTCACTGTCAAGCACTTAAGTTTTGGTGGTGTTGGGAGGTCGGCAAGGGTTCAACCCTTGTCTCCCACCAAATTGCCACTATATGTGGCTGTTTTCAATGGCTTTCTCAGATGGAGTTTCTACTCTTATCAGCTCCCTGtccccctagattaggatagattAGATTATAAGAATGTTACcgttgcgacaaaaaaaaagaaggaaccATCAAAGAGGAAGATAAAGCTTCATAGGAAGATAAGAGTTTTATCGACCATCAATTTCCTACTTTTCAAGCTTGAGAAGAAGCTGTGTTTTAAGGACAAGGGAATGCCAGGAacttaaaattattataattGTCCATTTTACATAAAGTAACTTGCCGTTTGTAATATGAGTGATTACACGCCCTAGACTAGGTCGTTTACTTTAGTGGCAGTTATTTTTACaaatatctatatgtattgcaagAAGAGTTTTCAGAATGATTAAATCCGAATGCTTATAACtccttttttttaatagaattttgaattttttaaattgttatatatcctttcatgttttttgaatttaaaagtAAGAAGTGGCCCACTTATAtaggatttgatttgaaatatattAATGTGATGGTAAATAAAGAGGAAAAATTACCAAAcctactaaaagtaaaaaagtaaataacaatatTTTACCCTTCAACTTAGTAATTCTAACTAAAGGGGCAAAttatatagaaaacaaaaagaaaataatattcgttGGTCTTGGATTAAAAATATCAATAATGGTACCATTTGTGAATCCTAAATTATGAAAtcattgaataaaaaaaatattactagcCTAAAAAAACAAATTATGGATTTATAGGGTTTAGGAGAATGGTGAAAGGAAAATAATAGAAAattgggggggggggaggggggcaATGATAGAGAGCTAGAGGCTAGCTATAGGTGAGGGAAAGACAATAACAAGGAGTTAAACAGTGGTGGAAAAAGTCGAAAAAGGAAGGTGAACTATTACAAGATTGGACGGAGAGAGGGGGACAAGAAAGGATGGGATTATGGGGATATGACAGGAAAAATGGCACTGTGGTAAAAAGTTTGAAAGTCATAGAAGGTAGCAGATAGCCAGTTAGCAGGTAAAAGATAGGagaaataattttctaaaattgagGAAAATGAATTAGTtgtactttatatttttaatgttaaaaattttgatatataggTATAACATGATATATTAATGAATAAGTTTATAATTGCTCTATCATATAAATTGTTATATGTTAAATTATTTCATTCAAATTGTTATCATATATTGACAAACAATAGGTTAACAAAATTTGGTTTCAacttatttaaaatattaaaattaagaaagttcattttgaatttaCGAAATAAACCTTTTTTAACATGTTAAGTAAACacttctttgattttttttgtcttttcatatACTTTATCCTATACAATAATATATAAGTATTGTTTTGAATTGAAATATAAATCTGTGCCTAGCATAGGTCAGAATACTAATGGCTACGTATTAAAGGCAAGAGATATAACAGAAATTGTATCGGATAACTGAATGAAAGATTCTGGGAAAGTTGGGGTAGGAGGAGTTATTAGGGATGAAATGGGAATCTGGAAAAGGGGATTTTGCACAAACTTAGGAATAATTAGCAATGCCACTGCTGAGCTATGGGGCATAATCCGGGGTTTGGAACTTGCATGGGAGGAAGGCATCGGGAAGATTGAGGTAGAAATAGATTCACTAACCAGTATTATGCTGATAAAGGAGAAGAATAGGGAGGGACCGTATGCAAACTTGGTGAAGATGATTCTAGAGTGGGTGAAAAGAGATTGGGAGTGCAAGATAATCCATACATGAAGAGAAGGAAATAGAGTAGCTGATTGTTTACCTAAGCGCAATATGGAACAGGACATGGGATTGACAATTGTGCAAGAACCACCAGATAGTATGAGGAGTCTTTTACTTGAAAATATTATAGGGGTTGCTACCCCAAGGCTTGTAGAAAGCTAGTGGGCCTTGAGTCCTCCAAcgcactaaaaaaaaaaaaaagattcttcCTCCTTGCtcaattctctctctctttcgctctcttcctatctttctttgtttttctctttctctttctgtCTTCATTCTACACTCCTTCCCCTATATTCTTCTTCATCTTTAATTCTCTTAAATCTTCCTACTGATTCTAGTTGTGATAGCAACTTGAAGACTCTTAAAACCCTTTTTTGGCCACTCAGCTGACCCTAGTGATTAAGATTCGCTATGTTATCAAATTGAGTTCAAATTTATATATCATTTGGTTTGTTATGACTCAACAAGGCTCGATAAAATTACATTAAAAATTAAAGTGAtaaagtgataaaatcaaggcTTAAttaacatatattttataaagtGATAAAATTAcattaaaaattaataataaataaacaaattcgACTTCAAATAGATCTTGATTTTTATGGGAGATAAGATCTAATAGCCTAGGCTCCTCTTCATTGCACTGAAAAGAATTTTTCTCCATTACAccccaaaaaattaatttaaaaattatattaaaaaatgaACACCATTCATAATAAATTTTTACTATTACTCATGTAATAGTAGAATTTTTCAGTTATGCCCCTATTATGACCCatgtaattttgaaaaattttcaattgtacCCCCATTAtgttgtgtgtatatatataattagtTTTGTAACTTAATGAAAATGAAACGttgcaaaattcaaaacaatggCCTTCTACATaaacaaaatgaattttgtgaatttttcagtaaaagtaaaaatataGAGTAATTGTGTTGCTTAGTAAAAATAAAGTaaacctaattttttttttcaagaaagtgGAGGTGACTTTAATAAAACAAGAAGTTTTATATCCTTGTGCCTTAGAAAACTATAGCTCTGTGGTTACTTTAAAAGgtttttcatatattttttaagGAAAATTATTGTATTATTATGTAATTTTGTGTTATATTACTCATTGAATAGAAATTTTTATATCTGTTCAAAGCGACTACTTGGCATGTCCAATTGTTGCTCCAAAAACCAATAAAAGACTTCCATGTGAATATACAAGATCCCCACTAAATAGATGTAATATAGTTTATGTGAATATTGTTGTTATGTACTACTTTTAGGAAAGATAAGGAAgaaattttgatattatttttgcTCCCACTAACAATTATTTCGGGCTCCGCCACTGTTGAAGCCCCACGTTTAGGCCACTGATCAAGCTTACTTCTCATGTTGCAGATATTCTAGATAGTTATATCTATGCAAAAGTCCTTTATGATTTGATCGTGATGTACATGGCCTGTGATATAAAGGCTTAAAGATGTACCAcacaaattttcttttggatTAATGCAGTAAATTATGCTATTCATCACATATACACCGCAAACAATGTGGTTCCTTGTTTAAAGAAGTACAAACAATATTCCCGTTTTTATACACTTCCTTTAGGagtataaaaaatatatatttgacATGTTAGATCCTGATCAAATTTTTGCTGATAATAGTAGCAGAATTAGAAAATTTAATTTGAGGGTGTGAAATGCATACACATATAAACTTTGGAGtcaatataaaaatttttgaaaagtttcgAGGGACAAATAGCTTAATGCATATAGGTAATTTTGAAATTCTCAAacttttaaaagaaaaagcatgATTTTCTAGAAACTTGGGAGCAAATGGCTAAATATATAtagaatattttaaaaattcttAAACTTTTATAGAAGACAAAACATGAATTTCTAGAATTTATGAGATGGTGGCCCCTCCCTGCCCTTAGTTCTGCCTTGCCTAAGAACATGCtgaagatttttcaaaattgagaaTCCGGGGTTGGATTCTATGGAAACTGAAATGGATTTAATGTCCGGATTCAATCCAGAGAATTGTGAAAATTTTGTCGAAATCTGTCAAACTGGATCCATAAATGGATCCATTAGGATCGCGGTCGAATTCTTAGTAGCATTCaaaaagtttcaattttttgttttggcaCATTTTTGTATTTTGGCACATTAGGATCGCGGTCGAATTCTTTGTTTTTGTTCAGCCATTTTATTTGTTATATCCATAAAAGAACATTAACCCGGTGCAAATTTTTTTGTTTAGCAAACAGAAGAGATAACTTTGGTGTTAAGCTAACTCTTCTAAGAGAATTTTGTAGCGAGTTATTTGATGCCAATTAATTTACGTTTCTCAAATTTTAATAATTCAGTCCTCTACTCGACAACGTTGGAATGAAGTCTAATCAATAAAACTCAGCAAGGTCATTATTTTATGACGCTGTCACCTTCAATTTGTGTACTAACCATTTTATTTTGAGCTTGGACAAGCCACGTGACGTTTGGTAATTCAACATAACtccttttttcttccttgttgACTTGTATATGCAAAAATTACTTGATCTAAAAGGACAGAttaagtaattaacaaaatatcaCTTTATTCTCATACATTTAATAAAGTAGTATTACAAATCAATCATTACAATGCCCTGTGCATATATAGCACAAGAGTCATGCTAGTAGAAATTTAGAACAAATCCATGGATCATTTCAAAAACTGTGCCTCAAGTAAGTCAATGACTTTCTTGTCGACTTGGAATGCCTTGGCGAGAACATCTGCAGAAATGAGAGGATCTGATCCAAAGACTGCATTTGCAATAGTAATGACTCCTGGATTTTGGCTGCCAAAACCAGCAAATGCAACAGCATTCGTCTTCGCAACATTAAATTGGAAGTGAATCAGACCTTCAGGGAACACGAAAACATCTCCTGGATTCAACGTTTTCGTAAAGAGTTGATTTTTCATGTTATTTGGTGGATTTGAAGTGACAAACCCAACATTAAGAGTGCCCTCTAACACGAATAGGACCTCGGTTGCACGAGGATGAGTATGGGGTGGGTTTAGGCCATAAGGAGCGAAATCGAGACGAGCTAGGGAAACTCCCAAAGTGTTGAGCCCAGCTAGATTGTTGACGTTCACAGCAGTAACATTAGAACCTTGTCGATTTGCTGTATTTCGAGGTACGTTCAGTCCCTGAAAGAAGAAATCATTGGCGTTCACGACCTTTGGGTCCTTACAAATCTTTCCGTTCACAAACACTGCATTAAAAAAACTAGCTGTTAATAATGTAATAATGAGACTAAACAAACCCACATTGAATTTTGCATGTCTTATTAGGTGTCATGCACGATGTtgtgaaaataataataataataatgaagaGAGAACTCACAGGTTAAAGCAAACATGATAGGATACGAAAATTGTgcttagaaaaagaaaaatgttttgCAGCATGTTCTGATAGGTATAAGGAATTACCAGCATTTTTGGGATCATTGATTGCAACACAAAAATCCTGCAAAGGGCTAGGATCAGAAGCGATAGCAAGGGATGAAAGTAGTGCCATTGTGGCTATGGTTATCAGGAATGGAGTTCCCATGGTAGTTGTGGATGAGATCTAGTATTTCTTACACTAACTCTTTGGTTGATGGTTTGAGGGATTTGGGCAAAGATTgaaggtatatatatataggcaTGTTTCAATTGACTAAGTCACCAAGTTTTTCACTATTACATTAAGAAAATCAGATTCCTTGACAACTAGGCCATCAGGTTAGGTTGGTGACTTTTTAAAATTGCAAGTTAGTCAGCAAGAGCGAACTTTCCCCAACAACTAGGCACATGCATTTAGCTGCCTAAGTCTCTTATCTgaactctattttttttttttttgcctctttCTTGAATCTTTTTTCTTTGGATAAATTATTTATTACCCCCTATGATTTTACCTAAAACTAGATGACCCCTCAAAGGTATTAAAATAACCACATAACCCCCTGTGACTTTATATAAAGTGAAAAATGGATGGAATACACAATTAGTTATGGCATTTGTATCAAACGTGCTTTAAAAATGCATGTGATAAAATCGTAATATCCACGTAACTCCCTTATGATTTGTATAAGTATCCATTTTACCCTCCTATGATTTTTACATTTATCCACGTAATCTCCTTATACTTTTATACAAGCCGGTTACGCCGTTGATTAATTTAGCATTTAAGTAAGGGTACTAATAGTATTTTAACTAACAACGTTATATAGGTTATTTTCTATCAAATCCCGCTTTACACAAAATTATAGGGGAGTGAAGTggatattttaaaacattaaagaGCTCATGTGGCAATGGACGAAACCACTGGAgggttatatgtaatttaacctttttcttttctcaatgtCATGCACCAACCAATCCGATCATTTCTCCATTGCTAGCGCTTTACTGGAAAATGTTTCGACTTTCATTGGGCACTTTAGTTTCTTTTAATGAAATTGGTTTGGGCAGATAGTGTACGATCTAACAAGCATGGAATGTCTGGATTTGTTGCCACTCGACTTGTATTGTATGAGAGCATGTTGCTCCAAATTTATAAGCCTATATCTTCTTATGGCCAATATTCTAAGTATTCAATATCAGTTTTTCCTTTCCTGCTcctacaagaaaaaaaaaagagaaagaaagagcaAGAAAGGTATTTACCAATTGGAACGGTCTCCTATCAGTGTTAATTTCTTGATTGAACTTTTACGTACTTTGATGGTAAAAAGTTTGAAAAGGTCATGAAGCTATTCTTGAAACCCTTGTAATTCTAGATATAATGATTTTTTTCTGTTGACCATCCTCCAACAGGTTCTAATGATATGCTTTGTTTGAATGTTCAGAGTACAGCTAATACTTCGAAATTCGTCTTTAATGCAAAAGAGTTAGCATGAGAAGCAGTCAGAAATTCAATCTTAATTATCCTTTTTAGATTGGATCCTCTGACTAAATATACTTAGCTTTGTTTGGATTtcatttttctggattttttatagaaaaattactatagcgatttgatatatgtgaaataaaaaaaaataattaaaatatgtaTCCACAAAAAAATCgttttgaaaaattgcaatccaaacagagccttAGCTGGATATGCAATAATAAATTAGAGCATTAATCTGATCCAAACTCAGAAAGGCTTTGTGATAAAACGTACTATCCCACGCCATTGTAATTTTCCATATTACCTAGTCAAACCTTATTAATTGTGCCCTCAGGGGCTTGGTCTGGTGGTTGAGGTTGTTGAAGATGGAGTTTCAGGTCTCTGGTTCGAACCTTGCTGCCAGCAAGTTGTTGAGGGTGGTGAATAGTCTGCGGGATCCACTCCCTGCGGGACACacctaaaacaaaaacaaaaaaaaaccttaTTAATTGTTTCTAGAAGTTAAGAAGTTAATATTCATGCACTTCTGCCCGCTGTAAATCCAGAGAAATTTGGTAGCACAACTAATCTCGTTTGCAAATTAAGTCTTTTTAATATTCAGTTGGTGGTGTTAGTTGATTAAAAAAGGTCATGATTGCAACCTAAATACCGACCGTTTAGGTGATCATTTGTCATGACCTGGTTTTTAAAAATATAGAAAGTAGTTAATTCCAACCGCGTTATTATTAAAAAAGCATTCACTTCCAGGCAGGCCAGAAGAACTTCTTTGCCTCTTTCTTGAAAATGATTTGTGTACATACGTTAAGGATAAGAGATGCCCGAAAGTCTTTGTTGCTGGTTCAATGCAAACATGCTCAAACATGGCCTTCAGGGATTCAATACGTATTTGTACTCCAGTAACTAGAAATGACAGAAGTGCTTATAATTAGATGGCTCCCTTGCAGTTTTTCTGCCTGTAGTTGATTGcccatatttttccattttattttttgttgattccaaatatattggaaataatttttttcacatTATGTTAATTCATTTAATTAGGATATTAAAGAATCCCGTTATCTTTCTTAGTTTCATTTCAAGCGTAGAAAATATGCAACCATTATACAGTCACATACTCTCTAATTGCTTTCAAAATAGAGGTATATATCTCATCAGTAAATATACGTTAATAAGTTATATATAAAAGATCATGCAATACATGTTAACGTCTTAACGTTTATAGTCTTTATAA
It contains:
- the LOC113749778 gene encoding putative germin-like protein 2-1 is translated as MGTPFLITIATMALLSSLAIASDPSPLQDFCVAINDPKNAVFVNGKICKDPKVVNANDFFFQGLNVPRNTANRQGSNVTAVNVNNLAGLNTLGVSLARLDFAPYGLNPPHTHPRATEVLFVLEGTLNVGFVTSNPPNNMKNQLFTKTLNPGDVFVFPEGLIHFQFNVAKTNAVAFAGFGSQNPGVITIANAVFGSDPLISADVLAKAFQVDKKVIDLLEAQFLK